From Ramlibacter tataouinensis, the proteins below share one genomic window:
- a CDS encoding NAD(P)H-binding protein produces the protein MQARTALLAGATGLVGRELLKGLLADAAVGAVHTLGRRPLDLAHPKLTHHTVDFKSLPALPPADEVYLALGTTIKVAGSQEAFRAVDYDANLAVAKAALAAGARRAGLVSAMGAGTRSSVFYSRVKGELEDALAQLGFESLVIARPSMLAGDRGALGQPVRGGEVLALRISRRLRPLIPANYRSIAAADVARALLREVPRASGRRVLLSGQMQSA, from the coding sequence ATGCAGGCCCGCACCGCCCTCCTCGCAGGCGCCACCGGTCTCGTCGGCCGCGAGCTGCTCAAGGGCCTGCTGGCCGACGCGGCGGTCGGCGCCGTGCACACCCTCGGGCGGCGGCCGCTGGACCTCGCGCATCCCAAGCTCACCCACCACACCGTCGACTTCAAGTCGCTGCCGGCGCTGCCGCCGGCGGACGAGGTGTACCTGGCCTTGGGCACGACGATCAAGGTCGCCGGCAGCCAGGAGGCCTTCCGCGCGGTCGACTACGACGCCAACCTGGCGGTCGCGAAGGCCGCGCTGGCCGCAGGCGCGCGCCGCGCCGGGCTAGTCAGTGCGATGGGCGCGGGGACGCGCTCTTCGGTCTTCTACAGCCGCGTGAAGGGCGAACTGGAAGATGCCCTGGCCCAACTCGGGTTCGAATCGCTGGTGATCGCCCGGCCCTCCATGCTGGCCGGCGACCGCGGCGCCTTGGGCCAGCCGGTGCGGGGCGGCGAGGTCCTGGCCCTGCGCATCAGCCGGAGGCTGCGGCCCCTGATCCCGGCCAACTACCGCTCGATTGCCGCCGCCGACGTCGCGCGCGCGCTGCTGCGCGAGGTGCCGCGCGCCAGCGGCCGGCGCGTGCTGCTGTCGGGGCAGATGCAATCGGCCTAG
- the garD gene encoding galactarate dehydratase, translating into MSDKPLTIRMHEADNVAIVANTGGLPAGAVLAGGVSLRDHVPQGHKVALVDIAEGSAVRRYDVAIGYAQRDIPAGSWVHERLLRMPEARSLEDLPMATRGRAPFEALEGYTFEGYRNPDGSVGTRNILAITQTVQCVAGVTRFAVERIRQQLLPKYPNVDGVVALEHSYGCGVAIDAPDAVIPIRTLRNISLNPNFGGEVMVVSLGCEKLQPERLLPPGTIPLVDERNVADVGENADTALDVVCLQDEDHVGFMSMVDSIVRQAEEHLERLNARRRETVPASELVVGVQCGGSDAFSGVTANPAVGFCTDLLVRAGATVMFSETTEVRDGVAQLTARATTPEVAQAIVREMAWYDAYLQRGSVDRSANTTPGNKKGGLANIVEKAMGSIVKSGSAPIAGVLAPGDKLRQKGLVYAATPASDFICGTLQLAAGMNLHVFTTGRGTPYGLAEAPVIKVATRSDLARRWHDLMDVNAGRIADGDATIEEVGWELFRLMLDVASGRKKTWAEQWKLHNALVLFNPAPVT; encoded by the coding sequence ATGAGCGACAAGCCGCTGACCATCCGCATGCACGAGGCCGACAACGTGGCCATCGTGGCCAACACGGGCGGCCTGCCCGCCGGTGCCGTGCTGGCCGGCGGCGTGAGCCTGCGCGACCACGTCCCGCAGGGCCACAAGGTGGCGCTGGTGGACATTGCGGAGGGCAGCGCGGTGCGCCGCTACGACGTGGCGATCGGCTATGCGCAGCGCGACATCCCCGCCGGCAGCTGGGTACATGAGCGCCTGCTGCGCATGCCCGAAGCGCGCTCGCTCGAGGACCTGCCGATGGCCACCCGCGGCCGCGCCCCGTTCGAGGCGCTGGAGGGCTACACCTTCGAGGGCTACCGCAATCCGGACGGCTCGGTTGGGACGCGCAACATCCTGGCCATCACGCAAACGGTGCAGTGCGTGGCCGGCGTCACCCGCTTCGCGGTGGAGCGCATCCGGCAGCAGCTGCTGCCCAAGTACCCCAACGTCGACGGCGTGGTGGCGCTGGAGCACTCCTATGGCTGCGGCGTGGCGATCGACGCGCCGGACGCGGTGATCCCGATCAGGACCCTGCGCAACATCAGCCTCAACCCCAACTTCGGCGGTGAGGTGATGGTGGTGAGCCTGGGCTGCGAGAAGCTGCAGCCCGAGCGCCTGTTGCCGCCCGGCACCATCCCGCTGGTCGACGAGCGCAACGTGGCCGACGTCGGCGAGAACGCCGACACCGCGCTCGACGTGGTGTGCCTGCAGGACGAGGACCATGTCGGCTTCATGTCCATGGTCGACTCCATCGTGCGGCAGGCCGAGGAGCACCTGGAGCGGCTCAATGCACGCCGGCGCGAAACCGTGCCCGCCAGCGAACTGGTGGTGGGCGTGCAATGCGGCGGCAGCGACGCCTTCTCGGGCGTCACGGCCAATCCGGCGGTGGGCTTTTGCACCGACCTGCTGGTGCGCGCCGGCGCCACGGTGATGTTCTCCGAGACCACCGAGGTGCGCGACGGCGTGGCGCAGCTCACGGCGCGCGCCACCACGCCGGAAGTGGCGCAGGCCATCGTGCGCGAGATGGCGTGGTACGACGCCTACCTGCAGCGCGGCAGCGTCGACCGTAGCGCCAACACCACGCCCGGCAACAAGAAGGGCGGCCTGGCCAACATCGTCGAAAAGGCGATGGGCTCGATCGTGAAGTCCGGCTCGGCTCCCATCGCCGGCGTGCTGGCGCCCGGCGACAAGCTCAGGCAGAAAGGCCTGGTCTACGCGGCGACGCCGGCCAGCGACTTCATCTGCGGCACGCTGCAACTGGCGGCGGGCATGAACCTGCATGTGTTCACCACCGGCCGCGGCACGCCCTACGGCCTGGCCGAAGCGCCGGTGATCAAGGTCGCAACCCGCAGCGACCTGGCGCGGCGCTGGCACGACTTGATGGACGTCAACGCCGGCCGCATCGCCGACGGCGACGCGACCATCGAAGAGGTGGGCTGGGAGCTGTTCCGCCTGATGCTCGATGTCGCCAGCGGCCGCAAGAAGACCTGGGCGGAGCAGTGGAAGCTGCACAACGCGCTGGTGCTGTTCAACCCCGCGCCCGTCACCTGA
- a CDS encoding 2-hydroxy-3-oxopropionate reductase, translated as MNIGFIGLGIMGAPMARHLADAGHQLFVHTRSQVSGVIAETQAVKCANAAEVARQSEVLITMLPDTPDVEAVLFGENGVASGLQPGGPRKVVIDMSSISPMATKAFAQKINALGADYLDAPVSGGEVGAKAASLTIMCGGDPAVFERVKPLLEKMGKNITLVGGNGDGQTTKVANQIIVALNIAAVGEALLFASKAGADPAKVRQALMGGFAASRVLEVHGERMVKRTFAPGFRIGLHQKDLGLALQGARELGVSLPQTAGAAQLMQACAANGMAGLDHSALVRALELMAAHPVAPD; from the coding sequence ATGAACATCGGATTCATCGGGCTGGGCATCATGGGCGCGCCCATGGCCCGCCACCTGGCCGACGCCGGCCACCAGCTTTTCGTCCACACGCGCAGCCAGGTGTCGGGCGTCATCGCCGAGACCCAGGCGGTGAAGTGCGCCAATGCGGCCGAGGTCGCCCGCCAGTCCGAGGTGCTCATCACCATGCTGCCCGACACACCGGATGTCGAGGCCGTGCTGTTCGGCGAGAACGGCGTGGCCTCGGGCCTGCAGCCCGGCGGCCCGCGCAAGGTCGTGATCGACATGAGCTCGATCTCTCCGATGGCCACCAAGGCCTTCGCGCAGAAGATCAACGCCCTGGGCGCCGACTACCTCGATGCGCCGGTGTCCGGCGGCGAGGTCGGCGCCAAGGCGGCCTCGCTCACCATCATGTGCGGCGGCGACCCCGCGGTGTTCGAACGCGTCAAGCCGCTGCTGGAAAAGATGGGCAAGAACATCACCCTGGTGGGCGGGAACGGCGACGGCCAGACCACCAAGGTGGCCAACCAGATCATCGTGGCGCTAAACATCGCCGCCGTCGGCGAGGCCCTGCTGTTCGCCAGCAAGGCCGGCGCCGACCCGGCCAAAGTACGCCAGGCGCTGATGGGCGGCTTCGCCGCCAGCCGCGTGCTGGAAGTGCACGGCGAGCGCATGGTGAAGCGCACCTTCGCACCGGGCTTTCGCATCGGCCTGCACCAGAAGGACCTGGGACTGGCCCTGCAGGGCGCGCGCGAGCTGGGCGTGTCGCTGCCGCAGACCGCCGGCGCCGCCCAGCTGATGCAGGCCTGCGCCGCCAACGGCATGGCCGGACTCGATCACTCGGCCCTGGTGCGCGCGCTGGAACTGATGGCCGCGCACCCCGTGGCCCCGGATTGA
- a CDS encoding Bug family tripartite tricarboxylate transporter substrate binding protein, which produces MKKTLIGLALAAAATASAFAAYPDKTVTLVVPFPPGGSTDAIARVIGQKLQEKFGQSFIVDNKAGATGTIGAAFVKRAAPDGYTLFVSSLGPFVIAPHLIKGVQYDALKDLDPITVAVQAPNVLVVPTASADKSVADLLAHLKKNPGKVSFASSGNGSSDHLSAELFWQQTKTEGLHIPYKGGGPAINDLLGGQVDAAFVNINSIIQHIKAGKVRALGVASEKRNPLLPEVPTLAEQGVTGAEVQSWQAVAGPKGLPADIKAKLQAEIKAALNDPSVKEKLVAQGFEIVVNTPEEFAKFQAAEYARWKQLIETRKITAD; this is translated from the coding sequence ATCAAGAAAACCCTGATCGGATTGGCACTGGCCGCGGCCGCGACGGCGAGCGCCTTCGCCGCTTATCCGGACAAGACCGTCACGTTGGTCGTGCCCTTCCCGCCCGGCGGCTCCACCGACGCCATCGCCCGCGTCATCGGCCAGAAGCTGCAGGAAAAGTTCGGCCAGAGCTTCATCGTCGACAACAAGGCCGGCGCCACCGGCACCATCGGCGCCGCCTTCGTCAAGCGCGCGGCGCCCGACGGCTACACGCTGTTCGTCTCCTCGCTCGGCCCCTTCGTGATCGCACCGCACCTGATCAAGGGCGTGCAGTACGACGCGCTCAAGGACCTGGACCCGATCACCGTGGCGGTGCAGGCGCCCAACGTGCTGGTCGTGCCGACGGCATCGGCTGACAAGAGCGTGGCCGACCTGCTGGCCCACCTGAAGAAGAACCCCGGCAAGGTGAGCTTCGCCTCGTCGGGCAACGGCTCGTCCGACCACCTGTCGGCCGAACTGTTCTGGCAGCAGACCAAGACCGAAGGCCTGCACATTCCCTACAAGGGCGGCGGCCCCGCCATCAACGACCTGCTGGGCGGCCAGGTGGACGCGGCCTTCGTCAACATCAACAGCATCATCCAGCACATCAAGGCGGGCAAGGTGCGCGCGCTCGGTGTCGCATCGGAAAAGCGCAATCCGCTGCTGCCGGAAGTGCCCACCCTCGCCGAGCAGGGCGTCACGGGCGCCGAAGTCCAGTCCTGGCAGGCCGTGGCCGGCCCCAAGGGCCTGCCCGCCGACATCAAGGCCAAGCTGCAGGCGGAGATCAAGGCGGCACTGAATGACCCGTCCGTCAAGGAGAAGCTGGTCGCGCAAGGTTTTGAGATCGTGGTCAACACGCCGGAGGAATTCGCCAAGTTCCAGGCCGCCGAGTACGCCCGCTGGAAGCAGCTGATCGAAACGCGCAAGATCACCGCCGACTGA
- a CDS encoding 2-hydroxyacid dehydrogenase, translating into MSHRPALLQALPLAPALERRLADTYELHRLPPAGADREAFLAARGAQIECLVTSAAHGFDAALLDALPKLRVISSFGVGLDKLDVAAATARGIPVGYTPDVLNDCVADLAFGLMLAVARRVPEADRYVRAGRWAASTATPASAPFPLGRQVSGARLGILGLGRIGRTIAKRAGGFDMDVRYHSRRPVEGAPWKHEPQLLELARWADFLVVITAGGPETRHLVDDSVLDALGPQGFLVNVARGSVVDEEALVRALQDKRIAGAGLDVFESEPHVPRELFTLENVVMVPHIASATAQTREAMAQRVLDNLTAYFAGQPLPSAAPA; encoded by the coding sequence ATGAGCCACCGCCCCGCCCTTCTCCAAGCGCTTCCCCTGGCCCCGGCGCTCGAGCGCCGGCTGGCCGACACCTATGAACTGCACCGGCTGCCGCCGGCCGGCGCCGATCGCGAGGCCTTCCTGGCCGCGCGCGGCGCCCAGATCGAATGCCTGGTGACCTCCGCCGCGCACGGCTTCGACGCCGCCCTGCTCGATGCCTTGCCGAAGCTGCGCGTGATCTCCAGCTTCGGCGTGGGACTCGACAAACTGGATGTCGCCGCCGCCACGGCGCGCGGCATCCCGGTCGGCTACACGCCCGACGTGCTGAACGACTGCGTGGCCGACCTCGCCTTCGGCCTGATGCTGGCAGTCGCCCGCCGCGTGCCCGAGGCCGATCGCTACGTCCGCGCCGGCCGATGGGCGGCCTCGACCGCCACGCCGGCCAGCGCGCCTTTCCCTTTGGGACGTCAAGTGAGCGGCGCCAGGCTGGGCATCCTGGGCCTGGGCCGCATCGGACGCACCATCGCGAAACGCGCCGGCGGCTTCGACATGGACGTGCGCTACCACAGCCGGCGACCGGTGGAGGGCGCCCCGTGGAAGCACGAGCCGCAACTGCTGGAGCTGGCGCGCTGGGCCGATTTCCTGGTGGTGATCACGGCCGGCGGCCCGGAAACGCGCCACCTGGTCGATGACAGCGTGCTGGACGCGCTCGGGCCGCAAGGCTTCCTGGTGAACGTGGCGCGCGGCAGCGTGGTCGACGAGGAGGCGCTGGTGCGTGCCCTGCAGGACAAGCGCATTGCCGGCGCCGGCCTGGACGTGTTCGAGAGCGAACCGCACGTCCCGCGCGAGCTTTTCACCCTGGAGAACGTGGTGATGGTGCCGCACATCGCCAGCGCGACGGCGCAGACGCGCGAGGCCATGGCGCAGCGCGTGCTGGACAACCTCACCGCCTACTTCGCCGGCCAGCCGCTGCCCAGCGCGGCGCCGGCCTGA
- a CDS encoding sensor histidine kinase — MRLRSSLLLLSAVTAAPLLAVAIVAAAYVFRSENTAFFNAALTRNRATLQAVDAELRASIGTLRALSGSSALAGGDFVAFHREAGNALATQPAWQNIVLLTPAGKQLVNTRLPWGSPLLQSPVETRSLSAAVTEVRPAISDITFAPLLDNEPGIAVRLPVSGNQGVRYVLTAVIRPAVFQQILESQRLPSDWVSGIVGTDGRIIARVPRVAPGTLAGANYREALTKSHEGWYRGETIEGGDTYTAFSRSDLTGWSIGFAIPAEAIVGGPWRAAAMFAAGLLVSVLSALLIAYWLSRRIALPIAELAREAHHLGTGQAQQGVDSVIEEVTTLARALKEADIAIDERDRELIRRGDSLARQAQDLRQIDANKTRFLALVSHELRSPLGPLRAGLHILDKVSDPQRQEEVRCMMSRQLALLERLVGDLIDIERISRGELELRREPVALDELVQNSVDTVGSQFEEKRQSLSVRPAPSRLLVNGDTDRLRQVMVNLLTNACRYTPEGGHVTVTVAQAGFEAMVAVADDGIGLSDADCSRIFELFVRLAPQGSGPAGSLGIGLAVTRAVVEMHDGRIEVASAGLGQGTTFKVFLPLCNSTQEPQRPKIAAPNEGGSGSGSGSGMHALG, encoded by the coding sequence GTGCGTCTGCGTTCGAGCCTGCTGCTGCTTTCGGCCGTCACGGCTGCGCCTTTGCTGGCGGTCGCGATCGTGGCCGCAGCCTACGTCTTTCGCAGCGAGAACACGGCGTTCTTCAACGCCGCGCTGACGCGCAACCGGGCCACGCTGCAGGCCGTCGACGCGGAACTGCGCGCCTCGATCGGCACTTTGCGCGCGCTGTCTGGTTCGTCGGCGCTGGCGGGAGGGGATTTCGTCGCATTCCATCGGGAAGCCGGCAATGCGCTGGCGACGCAGCCCGCCTGGCAGAACATCGTGCTGCTGACGCCGGCGGGGAAGCAGCTGGTCAATACCCGGCTCCCCTGGGGCTCGCCCTTGCTGCAGTCGCCGGTCGAGACGCGCTCGCTGAGCGCTGCCGTGACCGAGGTCCGGCCCGCCATCAGCGACATCACTTTCGCCCCGCTCCTCGACAACGAGCCGGGGATCGCGGTCCGGCTGCCCGTGTCCGGCAACCAGGGGGTCCGGTATGTCCTGACCGCGGTGATCCGTCCCGCCGTCTTCCAGCAGATCCTGGAGAGTCAGCGGCTGCCCTCTGACTGGGTCAGCGGCATCGTGGGCACCGACGGCCGCATCATCGCCCGGGTTCCCCGCGTGGCGCCGGGGACCCTGGCGGGCGCGAACTACCGGGAGGCCCTGACCAAGTCGCACGAGGGCTGGTACCGGGGCGAGACCATCGAAGGCGGCGACACCTACACGGCGTTTTCGCGCTCGGACCTGACCGGCTGGAGCATCGGCTTCGCCATCCCTGCCGAAGCCATCGTGGGCGGACCGTGGCGGGCCGCCGCCATGTTCGCGGCGGGCCTGCTGGTCTCGGTGCTGTCGGCCCTGCTGATCGCCTATTGGCTGAGCCGGCGCATCGCGCTGCCGATCGCGGAACTGGCGCGGGAGGCCCACCATCTGGGGACCGGCCAGGCCCAGCAAGGGGTCGATTCCGTGATCGAGGAGGTGACGACGCTGGCCCGTGCACTCAAGGAAGCGGACATCGCCATCGACGAGCGCGATCGCGAGCTGATCCGGCGGGGGGATTCGCTCGCGCGCCAAGCCCAGGACCTGCGGCAGATCGATGCCAACAAGACACGCTTCCTGGCCCTCGTGTCGCACGAGCTGCGAAGTCCGCTCGGCCCGTTGCGGGCGGGACTTCACATCCTGGACAAGGTCAGCGATCCGCAGAGGCAGGAGGAGGTGCGCTGCATGATGAGCCGCCAGCTGGCGCTGCTGGAGCGCCTGGTGGGCGACCTGATCGACATCGAGCGCATCAGCCGGGGCGAGCTGGAGTTGCGCCGGGAGCCGGTAGCGCTCGATGAGCTCGTGCAGAACAGCGTCGACACCGTCGGGTCGCAGTTCGAGGAGAAGCGGCAGTCACTGTCCGTGCGGCCGGCGCCGTCCCGCCTGCTGGTCAATGGCGACACCGACCGGCTCAGGCAGGTGATGGTGAACCTCCTCACCAATGCCTGCCGCTACACCCCCGAAGGGGGCCATGTCACGGTGACCGTGGCGCAGGCCGGCTTCGAAGCGATGGTGGCTGTCGCTGACGACGGCATCGGGCTGAGCGACGCCGATTGCAGCCGCATCTTCGAGCTGTTCGTGCGGCTTGCACCCCAGGGCAGCGGTCCTGCCGGCAGCCTGGGCATCGGGCTGGCGGTGACGCGAGCGGTGGTGGAGATGCACGATGGCCGGATCGAGGTGGCCAGCGCGGGATTGGGCCAGGGCACCACCTTCAAGGTGTTCCTGCCCCTGTGCAATTCGACGCAGGAGCCGCAGCGGCCCAAGATTGCAGCACCCAACGAGGGGGGATCGGGATCGGGATCGGGATCGGGAATGCACGCCCTCGGTTAG
- a CDS encoding Bug family tripartite tricarboxylate transporter substrate binding protein: MKITRRHALTVTAAALAAPAVLAQKSDWPTRPIRIVVPYPPGGSSDIIARSIQNLLAEALKQPVVVENKAGANGNLGSDFVAKAPPDGHTVLLCDVGALAITASVYSKLPFEPSTDLRGVTMLAYSPHLLVVHPSVPANNLKELVALSKQKDLNFAVTATGSAPHLAGVAVERASGARWTYVPYKGGIQAIQDTVGGQTQVLMNGMLATYPHVQSGKLKLLGVSKKTRMPLIGEVPTIAEQGIPGFESGTWQGVLVPKGTPEAVISKLNAALVKAIRDPEVRARLAGQGAEVVTMTPAEQDKFFNEERKRWAAVVAQANIKAD; encoded by the coding sequence ATGAAGATCACCCGCCGCCACGCGCTCACCGTCACCGCCGCTGCCCTCGCGGCGCCCGCCGTGCTCGCCCAGAAGTCCGACTGGCCCACCCGGCCGATCCGCATCGTCGTGCCCTACCCGCCGGGCGGCTCCTCGGACATCATCGCGCGCTCCATCCAGAACCTGCTGGCCGAGGCGCTGAAGCAGCCGGTGGTGGTCGAGAACAAGGCCGGGGCCAACGGCAACCTGGGCTCGGACTTCGTCGCCAAGGCGCCGCCGGACGGCCACACCGTGCTGCTGTGCGACGTCGGCGCGCTGGCAATCACGGCCTCGGTCTACAGCAAGCTGCCCTTCGAGCCTTCGACCGACCTGCGCGGCGTGACCATGCTGGCCTATTCGCCGCACCTGCTGGTGGTGCACCCCTCGGTGCCGGCGAACAACCTCAAGGAGCTGGTGGCGCTGTCGAAGCAGAAGGACCTGAACTTCGCCGTCACCGCCACCGGCAGCGCGCCGCACCTGGCGGGCGTGGCGGTGGAACGCGCCAGCGGCGCGCGCTGGACGTACGTGCCCTACAAGGGCGGCATCCAGGCCATCCAGGACACGGTGGGCGGCCAGACCCAGGTGCTGATGAACGGCATGCTGGCCACCTACCCGCACGTGCAGAGCGGCAAGCTCAAGCTGCTGGGCGTGTCGAAGAAGACCCGCATGCCGCTGATCGGCGAGGTGCCCACCATCGCCGAACAGGGCATCCCCGGCTTCGAGTCCGGCACCTGGCAGGGTGTGCTGGTGCCCAAGGGCACGCCGGAGGCGGTCATCAGCAAGCTCAACGCCGCACTGGTGAAGGCGATCCGCGACCCCGAGGTGCGCGCGCGCCTGGCCGGCCAAGGCGCCGAAGTCGTGACCATGACGCCGGCGGAGCAGGACAAGTTCTTCAACGAGGAGCGCAAGCGCTGGGCCGCCGTGGTGGCGCAGGCCAACATCAAGGCGGACTGA
- a CDS encoding HpcH/HpaI aldolase family protein, with protein sequence MRENRLRQIWKSGGAAVNGWLAIPNSFSAETMAHQGWDSLTIDLQHGVVDYTSLVPMLQAISTTATVPVVRVPWLEPGILMKVLDAGAYGVICPMVNTREDAQKLVAWTHYAPRGTRSFGPVRALLYGGADYPEHANDTIVRFAMIETAAALDNLDAILSVEGLDAIYIGPSDLSLALGCKPAFDDVDPKVAQAIDHILDRARAHGVVAGVHNGAPPAALARIAKGFQFVTISSDARLMAAGAQQVISAMRAARPAAAADSY encoded by the coding sequence ATGAGGGAAAACCGCCTGCGTCAGATCTGGAAATCAGGAGGCGCCGCCGTCAACGGATGGCTCGCGATTCCCAACAGTTTTTCCGCCGAGACCATGGCCCATCAGGGCTGGGATTCGCTCACCATCGACCTGCAGCACGGCGTCGTGGACTACACATCCCTGGTCCCGATGCTGCAGGCCATCTCCACCACGGCGACGGTGCCGGTGGTGCGGGTGCCGTGGCTGGAACCGGGCATCCTGATGAAGGTGCTGGACGCCGGCGCCTACGGCGTGATCTGCCCCATGGTGAACACCCGGGAAGACGCGCAGAAGCTGGTCGCCTGGACGCACTACGCGCCGCGCGGCACGCGCAGCTTCGGTCCGGTGCGCGCGCTGCTGTACGGCGGCGCCGACTATCCGGAGCATGCCAACGACACCATCGTCCGGTTCGCCATGATCGAAACGGCGGCGGCGCTCGACAACCTCGACGCCATCCTGTCGGTCGAGGGCCTGGACGCGATCTACATCGGCCCTTCCGACCTGTCGCTGGCCCTGGGCTGCAAGCCCGCGTTCGATGACGTCGACCCCAAGGTGGCGCAGGCGATCGACCACATCCTGGACCGCGCCCGCGCGCACGGCGTGGTCGCCGGCGTCCACAACGGCGCGCCGCCGGCGGCGCTGGCGCGCATCGCCAAGGGATTCCAGTTCGTCACCATCAGCTCCGACGCGCGCCTGATGGCTGCCGGTGCCCAACAGGTCATCTCGGCCATGCGCGCCGCCCGGCCGGCCGCAGCGGCGGACTCCTACTGA
- the gudD gene encoding glucarate dehydratase yields the protein MTSTPVIKNMRVVPVAGRDDMLLNLSGAHAPFFTRNIVIVTDSAGHTGLGEVPGGEKIRQTLEDARALVEGQPLGNLQAILNSMRGQFADRDAGGRGLQTFDLRTTIHAVTAVESALLDLQGQHLGVPVAALLGEGQQREAVQMLGYLFFVGDRKKTTLPYASEPDAQDDWFRLRHEAALTPEAVVRLAEAAQKRYGFQDFKLKGGVLRGEQEVEAVRALHERFPQARVTLDPNGGWLLKDAIRLMRDMHGVLAYAEDPCGAEEGFSGREVMAEFRRATGLPTATNMVATDWRQMAHALALQAVDIPLADPHFWTLAGSVRVAQTCRDWGLTWGSHSNNHFDISLAMFTHVGAAAPGKVTAIDTHWIWQDGQRLTKEPLRIEGGHVQVPKKPGLGIDIDEAELAKANALYQQHGLGARDDAVAMQFLVPGWKFDPKRPCLVS from the coding sequence ATGACATCCACGCCCGTCATCAAGAACATGCGGGTGGTCCCGGTCGCCGGCCGGGACGACATGCTGCTGAATCTGTCGGGCGCGCACGCCCCCTTCTTCACCCGCAACATCGTCATCGTCACCGACAGCGCCGGCCACACCGGCCTGGGCGAGGTGCCCGGCGGCGAGAAGATCAGGCAGACACTCGAAGACGCGCGCGCGCTGGTCGAAGGCCAGCCGCTCGGCAACCTGCAGGCCATCCTGAATTCGATGCGCGGGCAGTTCGCCGACCGCGACGCCGGTGGCCGCGGCCTGCAGACCTTCGACCTGCGCACCACCATCCATGCCGTCACCGCGGTGGAATCCGCCCTGCTGGACCTGCAGGGGCAGCACCTGGGCGTGCCGGTCGCCGCCCTGCTCGGCGAGGGCCAGCAGCGCGAAGCGGTCCAGATGCTGGGCTACCTGTTCTTCGTCGGCGACCGCAAGAAGACCACGCTGCCCTACGCCAGCGAACCCGATGCGCAGGACGACTGGTTCCGCCTGCGCCACGAAGCGGCGCTGACGCCCGAGGCCGTGGTGCGCCTGGCCGAAGCGGCGCAGAAGCGCTACGGTTTCCAGGACTTCAAGCTCAAGGGCGGCGTGCTGCGCGGCGAGCAGGAAGTGGAAGCGGTGCGCGCGCTGCACGAGCGCTTCCCGCAGGCACGCGTGACGCTGGACCCGAACGGCGGCTGGCTGCTGAAAGACGCGATCCGGCTGATGCGCGACATGCACGGCGTGCTCGCGTACGCCGAAGACCCCTGCGGCGCCGAAGAAGGCTTCTCCGGCCGCGAAGTGATGGCGGAGTTCCGCCGCGCCACCGGGCTGCCGACGGCCACCAACATGGTGGCCACCGACTGGCGCCAGATGGCGCATGCGCTGGCGCTGCAGGCGGTAGACATCCCGCTGGCCGACCCGCACTTCTGGACCCTGGCCGGCTCGGTGCGCGTGGCGCAGACCTGCCGCGACTGGGGCCTGACCTGGGGCTCGCACTCCAACAACCACTTCGACATCTCGCTGGCCATGTTCACCCACGTCGGCGCCGCGGCGCCGGGCAAGGTAACGGCGATCGACACCCACTGGATCTGGCAGGACGGCCAGCGCCTGACGAAGGAGCCGCTCCGGATCGAAGGCGGCCATGTGCAGGTGCCGAAGAAGCCGGGACTGGGCATCGACATCGACGAAGCCGAGCTGGCCAAGGCGAACGCGCTCTATCAGCAGCACGGCCTGGGCGCGCGCGACGATGCGGTGGCGATGCAGTTCCTGGTGCCGGGGTGGAAGTTCGATCCGAAGCGGCCGTGTCTGGTCAGTTAG